TGGAGCGGCTCCGTGGAACGCCAGAGCGCCTTCTGAGGGAAGGGCGTCCTCCTCTGTTTGCCGGCGAGACAGGCGTCGCAGACTTGCTGCACCTGGTCAATAACGGGCAGCCCGCGGACCAGCTCCTCGCGCCCCATCTTGCGCAGCGCGGCGAAGTGGATGTGGCCGAACCGCTGGTGCCACCTCCAGGCGTCGTCGTCCATGCGCGCCGCGAGGCACACCGGGCGCGCGATGGTGACGTCGAGGTTGTATAGCCGGCCTGGACACCGAGGGATCTTGGCGAGTAGGCGCCGGTCTTCATCTCGCACCCGCATCACGCCGTCCTCCACCAGCACCTGGTACCCGCCTTCGTCGAGTTGCCCGACGGAGATGATGTTGGCGGTGAGGCGAGGGAGGAAGTAGACGTTCCCGAGCGCCCGGTGCTCGCCATTCTTGCAGTGGAAGAGCACCGTGCCGGTGCCCTCGATGCGGGCGACGGAGCCATCCCCAAATCGCACGGCGCCGGTGACGCCGGTGTCGAGGTCGGCGAACGCGGCGCGGGACCCGGACATGTGGTTGGACGCACCGGTGTCCAGGATCCAGCGCGTTGGGTCTCGATCCGCCGCATCGTCGAGCTCGGGGTGGACCTTCTTCTCCAGGATATGGAGCTCAGGGAGCGCCGCaggtgaaggcggcggcgactcggcaaagtgcggcggctgcggcggaggtGAGACGTCCTCTTCCTGGGCCACATCGATGGCAAGCATCAGAGTGGCCTCCTCttcttgggccacatgggcctgTTGGGCtggctcctccttcttcttgctGGGGCAGTCGCGGGCCCAGTGGCCCTTCTTGCCACACCGCGGACAGGGATCgtccggcggcgggcgcgcagaggtgcggccgccggagccgcgtCCGCGGCCTCGGCCGCGGCCCCTTCCTCGTCCGCCGGAGCCAGAACCACCATAGCCAGGCTCCGACGCCTTCTTCTTGTATTTCTCCACCCACTGCTCCTCAGTGAGCAGCAGTTTGCCGCTCGCGGTGTGCGCCGGAGCGGGCTCGACGTCGTCAGCGGCTTTGAGGCGGCCAGTGACCTCCTCGATGGAGAGCTGAGAAATGTCAAGCAGGGTTTCGATGGAGATGACCAGTTGCTTATACCGTGGGCGAGCGACGCGCAGGTACTTGGCCACCACTTTCTCGTCAGGCTCCGGGTCGCCCAACGTCGCCAGGCGCTGCACGATGCCGGTCAAACGCAAGGCGAAGTCCTCGATGAGTTCACCGTCGCGGAGGGCGATGGACTCGTACTCGGTGCGGAGGTTCTGTGCCGTTGCCTTCTGCACACGGTCGTCGCCGATGCGGAGAGTCTTGATGGCCTCCCAGGCTTCCTTGGCGGACTGCTTGGCCACCAGGATCGGGATCATCTCCGCCGGAACTCCGCTGCAAATCGCGTCGAGCGCGCTGCGGTCGTCGTCGTAGTCGGCGTCGGCGAACTTGACGGCGTCCCACAGGTGGCGCGCTTGCATCTTCAGCTGCATGCGAAGCGACCACTCATGGTAGTTCGTCTTCGTCAATTGCGGCCAGCTGCCGGAGCTCCCACCATCTCGGATGATGCGCTCGATGACGACTTCCCGCGGACGGCGTGCATCCCGGGTGCGCGAGCGACGTGCGTCGCGCGTGTGCGATCGGCGCGGTGGAGAACGGCTTGAGGAGGGCGTGCGCTGCGGCGTCTTGTCTTTCGGCGAGCGTGGCGGGGTCTTGCTGCTCCCCGACGTGCCGACCttgatcggcggcggcgtctggcCACGACGCGGTGGCGTCCGaccacggcgcggcggcgatgtcATTGCGGCGCAAGTCCCTtcttacggctctgataccacttgttagtcgccggacggcggcgagcgccggcgAGCAGAACACGAAGGGCGGCGAGCAAGAACACGTGAACAAACTCAACGCGAACACGGTGGGTTTTGGTGCTGCCTGAAAGCGCAGCTTTTCTGATCTTCTATTCTCCTTTTTATTGGAAAGCAAAACAGAGCAGCGCCGATCATAGCGCGCATGTCGCGGAATAGCAGCGCGTCCATCCCCACGCTCCGCAACGGCGTCCATGTCTGCATGCCCAGGTTCGTGGCCGAGCGAGTCTCATGCCATGACCTCCTACGCGCGCGGCGTCCACAACCCGGAGCTCGCGCGCATGCAAAACTGAAACGAAAAACAGATATGCAGTGCAAACTTATCTACAAATGTCACACAGGGAATATCTAACAGTCCTGACGTGCAGTGTGTAGGAAGCATGTGATTGATTTCGATATGTTAGTCTCTTGGAACATATATTTTTACATGTTTTTGTACTTACGTTCTGGACTTCTGACCAATAGTGCATATCTCATTGCTTATTAAATATTTGAATTGATCTACTGCAGTGAAAATGACATTCTTGTCCTGATTTGAGAGTGTACTGATTGGATTCGCTTTCTGTGAGATATTTTGGACCTGCTTGCCAAGTTAGTTCGTTTCTTTCATTTGGATTTCCTCAGTGTACTTGACTTCAATATTTCTCACGGGTCGCAATCTTTGTCTCCTTGCCTTTTTCAGAGCAGAGTCATGCTTTATCATAATATGTTTACATGCATCTTGTTCAGAGGAACGGTGTGAAGTTTCTTTCTTCATTTTGTCAAGTTGGGAATAGTAATACTGAATTTGCTCTATTCTTTTAGTTTTATCATATTATAAGAGAATCTTATCTATGTCTGGTAGAAGTTGAGTTCAGACTTGAGAGGAAACACAGTTCTTTGCTGTGTTTGTAAAAGAAAGAAGTGTTCTTAAGAACTCTTTCCACTTAATTCAGTTTGATCGTGTTTTCTTTACCTAATCAAATGACCCCTCAAAATATTCTTCAAGGGCGCTGGGTCAAACATGGGGATGATAGAATAAGAACAAACATGAAGCTTGGATGTATGCACTTGGAAACAGAGTAACCAGAGTCTACACCAACTAACAGTGTGCATTAGTTTAAACAgtctaaactttttttttgaaaagttaaaCAGTCTAAAATCTGGGGTGTTAGTTCAAAGAGTCTAAACGTCTACCCCTTTTGGCCCAATGAATAAAAGCCCCCTTTTAACCATAAAaagtacaaaaaaaattattaatttATTACCTAAGTTTATATTCTTTACATGTGTATGCCTGTACCTTTCATCATTTGGTTAGTAGTGCAAAAGAAAATGGCATCTGCATGCTAATTGAGCATGTGTTCTTTGTGTTTAGCTGTCGCATTCGCTCTTCTCCATTAGGTTGGATATTATCTCACATGCTAACTTGAGTGCCAAGTTACCTCCATTAACATCCAACGTGTTTCCTAAATTCCATTGACTGCCAAATTCCAAATCTTTTTTATCAGGATTGATTGTATTGATTCTTTaacatttttttatcttttctgtTCCAATGTTTGACAGTCGAGATCAATCATTTGTTATGTTCTGTTCTGCTTGTTTGCCAATGTCAAACTTGGCTGCCAAGCCTTCCTTTCCTTGTTTCCTCAGGGCTTATAGACCTCCAACTTTACAGCCTTTATAAGATTGAGCACATTGACTGATACATTTTATCACATACCTTGTTCAGAAGCAGAGCCTAAGGTTTCGTGTATGATGCCAAGCATGGATGAAGCCCTTCTTGGCAATGGTGTTCAGAAGACCGGAGGGGTGGGAGAGAACCTGGTGCTGCCTGAGGTCAGAAAGCAGCTGCACCTTGCTGGGCCACTCATTGCCGCATGGATCCTGCAGAACATCGTCCAGATGATATCTGTCATGTTTGTTGGTCACCTCGGTGAGCTTGCACTCTCCTGTGCCTCCATCGCCACCTCTTTTGCAGGTGTTACTGGCTTCAGCTTATTGGTATGTTATATAAATTCAAAGCCTTTCTCATATGCTTGACCTCCTGAATGATTATAAGGAGTTCAATAGCAGagtgtattttttttgtttgatcaTTTCAGTCTGGCATGGCAAGCAGCTTGGACACACTGTGTGGGCAAGCCTTTGGGGCAAAGCAGTACTATCTTCTCGGTATCTACAAGCAGAGGGCCATCCTTGTTCTCACTCTGGTGAGCCTTGTGGTTGCTGTTATCTGGTCGTACACTGGCCAGATCCTTCTAGTCTTTGGTCAGGACCCAGAGATTGCAGCTGGAGCAGGGAGCTACATCCGATGGATGATTCCAGCGCTGTTCGTGTACGGGCCACTGCAGTGCCATGTCCGATTCCTACAGACGCAGAACATAGTCCTTCCAGTGATGCTGAGCTCTGGTGTTACAGCGCTTAGCCATCTGCTAGTGTGCTGGCTGCTGGTGTACAAGATTGGTCTGGGAAACAAGGGTGCTGCCTTGGCCAATGCCATTTCGTACCTGACCAACGTCTCCATCCTGGCAATCTACGTCAGGTTTGCACCAGTCTGTAAGAACACCTGGAGAGGGTTCTCGAAGGAGGCTTTTCATGACATCCCCAGCTTCTTGAGGCTTGGTGTTCCATCTGCACTGATGGTTTGGTCAGTTTTTGAATCCCTCTATTGCAGATAGATTTTTTCTATTTATTATCTCTAATTTAATTGAATACCACATGCACACAGCTTGGAGTGGTGGTCATTTGAGCTCCTGGTGCTTCTTTCTGGACTCCTCCCAAACCCAAAGCTTGAGACATCGGTTTTGTCGATTTCGTAAGTTAACTTTTCATGGCACATTTCAAATGTTGCTTGCCCTTTCTTGATTCTAACGCTTCAATTTCTGCAGCTTAAACACAGGCTCTTTAGCGTTTATGATCCCTTTTGGGCTTAGTGCAGTCATAAGGTCAGATTGAACAAATCACTCCCAAACCTTACCATGCCATGTTGATCAACTGATTCTTGTGCCACTGATACGTttccttcccccccccccctatagCACCCGTGTTTCAAATGAGCTTGGTGCTGGACGACCCCAAGCTGCCCATCTGGCTACCCGTGTGGTCATGGTGCTGGCTATCGTGGTTGGCATATTAATTGGACTGGCTATGATTTTGGTGCGCAATTTATGGGGATATGCATACAGTACGGAGGAGGAAGTGGTGAAATACATCTCCAAAATGATGCCGATACTGGCTCTGTCATTCTTGTTTGATTGCGTGCAGTGTGTTCTTTCAGGTAAACATAGATCGACGGTCCTTTAAAATAACCAAAGTTTGCAAATTCAGTGAACCTACTGATATTATTTGTTGATCTGTTCTTATATTATGAATGCATTTATCTACATGTATATTATGAATGCATTTGTTGCTTTTGGAACATTAACACTTAGAGAATGACTAACAATTAGGGATTCTTGATATTTTCCCAGGTGTTGCTAGGGGTTGTGGGTGGCAAAAGATTGGTGCTTGTGTTAATCTTGGTGCGTACTACCTTATTGGAATTCCAGCAGCCTTCTGTTTCGCCTTCGTTTACCATCTAGGTGGAATGGTATTTTCCTATCCGAAGTACCCTTACCATAAGTTCTATTTCAACTTTTATTACAATGTTGGGATGAAGAATCCTTTCTAAATCAAGGGTTTGATTGTCTAGGGACTTTGGCTAGGAATAATCTGCGCACTCGTCGTCCAGATGCTATTGCTTCTCACAATTACTTTGTGCAGCAACTGGGAGCAAGAAGTAAGCAAATCAACAAAACTTCATGCATGCCCAGATACTGTTGATTTAGTCGGTTTCACTGTGTTTGCTCATTCCATGGCCTCGGTCTTTTGTGGTTTCTGCAGGCTTTGAAGGCAAAGGACAGAATTTTCAGTTCATCCCTACCAGTAGACATGACGACATGACACGCACAAGCCACACGATTTTTGTTTTGAAGTAAAAGCCACACGATTTTGTTGGAGGCTATGGCCAACGAACTTTGACAAGGAACTCTTTCAAGACTTGCTCCCTCGAGCAGGGACTACTTTTCTCCACGGCATCATAATGATACTATGTTCTAGGAAACATCAGCGGAAAATTGATTCAAGTCAAATTTGCTGATAGGGGTACCACAATATATCAATGATAGAATTGTTTTGTAATTTCTGgattaaatattatttaaaaGTTAAAAGATTCTGGATTATGACCTCATTAGTAAGCATAGTACTTGGTGTTCGGGAAGTCAAATGTTGTTCGATGGGTCCATGCTAACCATCCGAAACATCTGTTCTGATtcaaaattaattttgattCCAACTCTGTGTATTAATATGAAAGTGAAAGTGATTCAGGGCATTACCACACTGACTGTTGTCTTTCCACTGCTAGTCTTTTTCAATCAAAATACAAGAGCATATGGATACAATCCTAGAACAGGCATCGATCAAACCTCTTCATAGAAGAGGCATAAGTCTAAAATTATTAGATCGcatataaaatttaaaatttaaaatatataatGCGTAATCTAAACGGTCATGGGTAAATAAACAATATTGTAGAAGCAAAACAGATGGAGTTGTACAATAAACAAGGGGTATGGAAAGAGGGTATACAATTAATCATCCGCCCTTGGATTatgtaatcacacttttgcaaatcccttCTCCCACTCTCCATGTgccctccccttggatgttgatccaatagcccaaattgaagtttgcataGTTTCTATGAATAGGTTGGTTTGCATCTAATATGTTCTCTACTAACTAATGTAATGTATAGGGAAGGAGGGTCAAAAGGCGAACGAGCAACACCTACGGTATTGGCACGCCGTGGAATGAGCACTACATTCCATCGGTCTTGGGCTCTTGGCACGCCTTTTGCTCAAAATCGGATTTCAGTCAAAAGCCGAGTGACCAAAACCATGTCATTATGATGCTGTGGAGAAAAATAGTCCCTGCCTCGGCGAGCAAGTCTTTAAGAGCAAAACCAAGTCATGGTCCAttaaaaaattcagaaatttcAATAAACCTTAAAAGGCTCACGTGCGCATTAGAAAGGGGTGCAGACCTTAACCTACTTTTCTATTAGAGAAGTGAGATCAccgaaataaatttattatctTCACTCATTCAAACTATATGACGAGCGAACTGAGCATAGCTCATCTGGCAAGGTTTCTTGTTGTGGAACCTGCTCACCAGGATTTGAGTCCTCGACTCGGCACTGGTGCTTGTTTGGTAGGCGGCATGCTCGTCGATAGCGAGGTGCTAGTGGCGACTTCGTCAATTTTGAGGATCTTCCGACTCCGTCAATCTTAACAATCTGCCGACTCAGTCTCTCGGCACTTGGGATGGAGATCTACTCTCATATTAAGTGTGCGTGCGTTTGTGATCGTCTGCATATGTACTGTGTTCTGCAAAAAAACTatgtgatgaagaagaagaaaaacacaCAACATGCGCGGGTTCTTTTGTAGTTCTACTTTTTTATAACTTGGGATATAAATCTGCGAGATATAAAAATCTAATCGGTTTAAATTGCGATCACGACGTGAGACTGTGCGGCTCCTCTATGTATATACACGGCCCACCGACCTCTACCAAAATATATCTGATCAAGTTTGGGTTTTTAATTATCTCGTCTCTTTCTGTGTTGCCGTAGTCTTCTCTATCCCAAGTGCCGACATGCCACATGCACTTGCGAATATGAGAGTAGATCTCCAGAATTCTTCATCTTTAAGATACTGCATTGAGAGAGATGGTGCATAAGATTTTGGGAAGCCCTCCGCGTGACTTTTCAATGTCTTCAGCATGTCTTTACAATCAATTCCCCCATCACGCGGGTTAGCGGTCTTCGTCATCAACAACTGCGGCAGTTCGTCGTAATCAACGTATCTGCTCCTTTCAAAACTTCCTCGTTCGCAAACGCTAAGTGTGTagtgtactccctccgtactcGAAAAAAAAATCGTTTTGAACAAAATTTGGGTCAAACATTAAGAATATAAATCATAAATAATAAtttttaagttgttgagtttcaaaatacaaaaaccataagaatagatttgtcttgaaaaatatacttctataaaaatataaatatatcgctttgtgataaatattttataaaaGTAAGAAATAAAAGTTAAGATTTTGGAGACCTTCCCTGTCCAAAACGACTTCCTAtttatatactccctccttccctgtttataaggcatacacgtatatcaagattcaaactttgtcatctttgaccaataatttgactattaaatttttatttttataatgcaaatttcatatgattggattcataatcaaatatattttacaatgattataagtttataatcaaaagtgatataatatatgataaataaatggtcaaagtgttgtttagaagaccgtgtcatgttccaccatgccttataaacggggaaggagggagtatatggaAGGAG
This sequence is a window from Panicum virgatum strain AP13 chromosome 7K, P.virgatum_v5, whole genome shotgun sequence. Protein-coding genes within it:
- the LOC120640671 gene encoding protein DETOXIFICATION 16-like isoform X1, yielding MMPSMDEALLGNGVQKTGGVGENLVLPEVRKQLHLAGPLIAAWILQNIVQMISVMFVGHLGELALSCASIATSFAGVTGFSLLSGMASSLDTLCGQAFGAKQYYLLGIYKQRAILVLTLVSLVVAVIWSYTGQILLVFGQDPEIAAGAGSYIRWMIPALFVYGPLQCHVRFLQTQNIVLPVMLSSGVTALSHLLVCWLLVYKIGLGNKGAALANAISYLTNVSILAIYVRFAPVCKNTWRGFSKEAFHDIPSFLRLGVPSALMVCLEWWSFELLVLLSGLLPNPKLETSVLSISLNTGSLAFMIPFGLSAVISTRVSNELGAGRPQAAHLATRVVMVLAIVVGILIGLAMILVRNLWGYAYSTEEEVVKYISKMMPILALSFLFDCVQCVLSGVARGCGWQKIGACVNLGAYYLIGIPAAFCFAFVYHLGTLARNNLRTRRPDAIASHNYFVQQLGARSFEGKGQNFQFIPTSRHDDMTRTSHTIFVLK
- the LOC120640671 gene encoding protein DETOXIFICATION 16-like isoform X2, with amino-acid sequence MMPSMDEALLGNGVQKTGGVGENLVLPEVRKQLHLAGPLIAAWILQNIVQMISVMFVGHLGELALSCASIATSFAGVTGFSLLSGMASSLDTLCGQAFGAKQYYLLGIYKQRAILVLTLVSLVVAVIWSYTGQILLVFGQDPEIAAGAGSYIRWMIPALFVYGPLQCHVRFLQTQNIVLPVMLSSGVTALSHLLVCWLLVYKIGLGNKGAALANAISYLTNVSILAIYVRFAPVCKNTWRGFSKEAFHDIPSFLRLGVPSALMVCLEWWSFELLVLLSGLLPNPKLETSVLSISLNTGSLAFMIPFGLSAVISTRVSNELGAGRPQAAHLATRVVMVLAIVVGILIGLAMILVRNLWGYAYSTEEEVVKYISKMMPILALSFLFDCVQCVLSGVARGCGWQKIGACVNLGAYYLIGIPAAFCFAFVYHLGGMGLWLGIICALVVQMLLLLTITLCSNWEQEALKAKDRIFSSSLPVDMTT